The Armatimonadota bacterium DNA window TCTTGAAGATGAGAATGTGCGTTTGGCTGAATCCTTCCACGCCGAATCCGATGTTGATATCGAGCGACATACCAGGCTCGGATCGAATTACAACGGTTTCGTCTGGATCGGTCGGCTTGGGTTGAACATAGACCATCTTGATGGGCTTGCCCGGCTCAATTTCGATCGGCTTTAGTTCTTCAGGCTTCAGGTATTTGGGCGCCAGATCGGCCAGCTGCTTAGGAAACTCGCCGTTGTGTTCGCTTCGATAGGACGAGATAGCGTCCGTTACCGACACAAAGTAAGTATGGACCGGTTGGAACTTCTCAGCTTCCTCGCCGATCTTGCCCATTTTCTCGGCCAACGGCTTCAAGAACACTGCCGCCAGCACCACGCCCAAAATCGCGACGCCCAGACAGCCTAAACCGCCCACTAGCCAACAGGACGTTTTTCCAGCCAGTCGTCTATTTGCCATCCTTTCCCCCTCGGCGGACTTTGCCGTCAGCGTCCATGCTTACAGAGACTTTGCGATTGCCGACTGCGTGCCGCTCGCACTGCAACAAAATTGTACCTGGCTGATACTCGTAACTGAACCTTGCGCCGCTCTCATCGAGCGGACATTTTTTGATCGCTTTCTCTTGGAGAAAATCGGGCACGAGGTCGTCCAATGCCTTTGGATAGTCGTCGTGCCGCACTCGATACCGCTGTATAGCCTCGAAGATTGGTTTCATACCCTCTTCGGCGCACTGTGAGATCAGCGCGCGCTGTTGCCGGACTGATTGAAACTCCTGTGTGCGCGAGAGGCGGTAGGCAAAGATGCCCACGGTCGTCATCACGCCGATAGTCAGCGCGACCAAAGCGGTCAGCGCCCATCGCCACGGCATCGGCACGGCCTTGTTCATCTTGGGATGAAGTCCGTTTCCTCGGTAACCGTCCTACAAAACGCGGCGATCAGTTGGGCCGATTGCTCCACATCGGACAGTTGAAGCACCTCGCACGGCGTATGCATATAGCGCAGAGCGACAGAGACCAATCCGGTGGCCACGCCCGCCCGGGCGGCATGGATCGCGTCGGCATCGGTACCCGTCCCGCCGCCCGCGACTTCGATCTGAAACGGGATGTTCTCCTTCTGAGCGGCGTCGATCAGCATCTTGAACACTTGGTGATTGATTTTGGAGCCGCGGCAGATAACAGGGCCTCCGCCCAGCTTCATGTCGCCGACGCGCTTTTTGCTGATGTCGGGGTAGTCGGCCGCTTGGGTAACGTCGGTCGCTACGGCCACCTGGGGGTCGATGCCAAACGCGCCGGTCGCCGCGCCGAACAGTCCGATTTCTTCTTGCACGGTCGCCACGGCATAGACGGCAGCCCTCGGCCGATTCTCGGACAAGAGGCGCGCTGCCTCGGCAACGATGAACGCGCCCATTTTGTTGTCAAAGCTCTTGGCGGCCGCTCGTCCATTGTGCAGGGCTTCGTACTGATCGGCATAGGTGATCGGGTCGCCCAGGCTGACCAACTTTTCGGCTTCGTCCTTGTCCTTTGCGCCGACATCGACCCAAAGATCGTGCAGTTTGGGCGCTTTTCCCCGGTCGTCAGGGTCGATCAGATGGATCGGTTTGCGGCCGATAACGCCTGGGATCAGGCCCTGATGAGTGCGAATCGTAACGCGCTGACCGGCCGGGATCACGGGGTCGTGGCCACCGATCGGGCCAAAAAAGATCAACCCTTCTTCCGAGATATATCGAACGATAAAGCCGATCTCGTCCACATGGCCGGAGAGCATGATTCGGGGCGAGCCGCCAGGATTGACAACGGCGGCGACGTTGCCGATCACGTCGCGCATGACATCGTCGGAAAAGGGCGAAACGTAATCGACAAAGAGGGACGAAGCGGGCGCCTCGTAGCCCGAAGGCGAAGAGGCATTGACGAGGCGGATCAAAAAGTCGAGCGATTCTGAACGCATGAATGCAACTCCTTAGAGATGAATGCGACCGAAGGGCCGCCCTTGCGGGGTCTGGGGTATCTTACATCGGTGAGCGTAATGAAGGACATTTCTAGACAAGACCCAGCGGGATTGCCCGATGTGGCCATGGACGAGGACGCTAGGGGCATTGCCCTGCAAGCAGTCGGCATCCGAGGCCTACGGTTTCCCGCTCGTTTATTGAATAATACCGGAAACGAGCAATCGGTAGTGATGACTGCCGATCTGTCCATTGGGCTTCATGCCGATCGGCGTGGAGCGCACATGAGTCGACTGGTCGAGGACCTTTACGACTGGGGGGCGATGCCGCGTCGTCCAGCGGACGCATTGGGCCTGCTCCAAACCGCGGCGGATCGGCAGGAGTGCGACGAAGCGCAGGCGATTTTGCGGTTCGACTGGTTTCTGGCTCAGCCGGCGCCTGTAACCGGCGCATTCGCAGTGCTCGACATCGAGGTCGAATGGCACGGCCAGTTGTCGATCGACGGCGCGGCCTATACGACTGTGCTGACTCTGCCAGCCATGACGCTGTGCCCTTGCAGCAAGGCAATCTCGGACTTTGGAGCGCACAATCAAAGGGCTTATTTGCGTTTGGAGTTGGAAAGCCGATCTGGCGAACCGCTCTTGCCGGACGATTACCTGCCTTTGGTCAACGCAGCCTCCTCCATGCCGGTTTTCCCTGTTCTGAAGCGGCCGGACGAACGCGCCGTAACAGAGGGTTCCTACGAGAATCCTCGTTTTGTCGAGGATGTTGTGCGGGAGTTGGCGCTGGCTTTGCGCGAGCGACCGGAATTGGCCTACTTTAAGATCGATTGCGAATCGGTGGAGTCGATTCACAACCACAACGCCTTTGCAACCTACGAAGAATCTCGATAGGTATACTTGCCCCCATGACGGCACGAGAGGCGTATGATCAACTAAGAACCCACCATCGCGAGGCTGTGCTGTTCGGCTCGATGGGCGCATTGATGGGCTGGGACCAGCGGGTGATGATGCCCAAGAACGGCAGCAAGTTTCGCGCCGAACAGATGGCGACGCTGGCCGGGTTCCTGCACGATAAAGAGACCGACCCCCGTTTGGGCGATTGGCTGGCGCGATGCGAAGGCAGCGAACTGACGACCGACCCGACATCGGTCGAAGCGGTCAATATCCGATGGTGGCGCAGAGAGTTCGACCAAGCCACCAAGATTCCCAAGTCGCTAGCGGTCGAAATGGCGCGCGTTACTTCGTTGGCCGAAGACGAGTGGGCCGAATCGCGAGCGCAGTCCGACTTTAAGCGGTTTGAGCCGTGGCTGTCGCAGATCGTCGACCTGACCAAACAGGCTGCCGAGTGTCTGGGTTACGAGGACGAGCCTTACGACGCGCTGTTAGACCGGTTTGAGCCGGGGATGACGGCGAAGGAGATTGAACGGCTCTTCCAGCCGTTGCGCGAGTACACGCCCAAACTTGTTCAGCGCATCCAGGACGCCCCTAAGAAGCCCAACACATCAATCCTTAACAGACACTTCCCTGTTCAGGATCAAGTGCAATTTTCGAGAGAGGCGGCCGCGGCGCTCGGGTTCGATTTCGATTCGGGTCGGCTCGATCCGACGGTGCATCCCTTTGCTTGCCGCGTAACACCGGGCGACACGCGAATCACAACTCGATATTATGAGGATCAGTTTAATCCCAGTTTCTTTGGCACCATTCACGAGACGGGGCACGCGCTCTACGAGATGGGGCTGCTTGAGGATCACTTTGGCGAGCCGATGGGCGAATCGGTTTCTCTGGGCATTCACGAAAGTCAATCGAGAATGTGGGAGAACGTGGTGGCTCGAAGCCGGCCGTTTTGGGAGAAGTTTTTCCCAATCGCTCAACAGAGGTTTTCCGCTCTGTCCGATGTCTCTCTCGACGACTTTGTGTTCGCCGTCAACGCCGTCAAGCCGAGCGCTATTCGAGTCGAGGCGGACGAGGTTACCTATAATCTCCACATCATGCTTCGTTTTGAGTTGGAAGTTGCCTTGATCCGCGGCGACATCGCGGCAAGAGACATGGCCGAAGCCTGGAAGGACAAGTTCGAAACCTACATGGGCTTCAGGCCGCCGAACGACAAGGAAGGCGCGCTGCAAGACGTGCACTGGTCGGGCGGCATGATCGGCTACTTCCCCACCTATTCGCTGGGCAATCTCTATGGAGCGATGTTCTACAACCAGGCATTAGAAGACCTGGGCGATCTCGATTCGATGTATCGCAGGGGCGAGTTTTCTCCGTTGCTGGATTGGCTTCGCAAAAAGATACACAACCAGGGCTGTCGATACGACGCCAAAAAGTTGGTCGAGCATGTTACAGGCAAGCCGCTCTCGCCCCAGCCCTTGATCGATTATATGGAAGCGAAGTTTTCGGCGCTTTACGGACTGTAAGGCGGTCGGCTTAATTGCCGGCCGCTGAGGGCCTTGGCCAAGCGTTTGTATTCGGCCAAGGTGAGCGTTTCGCCGCGCCTTGCCGGGTCAATGTCTTGCGATCTCAAAAAAGCCGCGGCCCTATCGGGATCGCCGATCAAGCCCGCTAGATTGTTGCGCAGATTCTTGCGCCGCATTGAGAAAGCCGCCTTGATCAGTTTGAACATGCGCCGTTCGACGCTAGGCGACAGATCCGACTCTTTAGGCGTCAGTTTGACGATGGCCGAATCGACTTCGGGCACAGGATAGAACGCGCGATTAGCCACCCGCCCACAGTATTTAACGTCCGCGTGGTACTGGACAAAGAGGCTTAGAGAGCCGTACTCGGGCGTATCGGCATCCGCGCTCAACCGTTGCGCGACTTCCTTCTGGATCATCAAAAGAATTGTCGAGAAGCGATCTTTATGGTTCAGAATCTTGGTTATCAGCGGCGAGGTGATGACATAGGGCACGTTCGAGATCAGTTTGCCGACCGGCTCGTCTTGCAACAAATCGTCGATCGAGAGGTCCAGGACGCTCGCGCTGATCAATCGGACGTTCGGCTTTCTCTCAAATCTCAGCTGTAGCGAGGCCATCAACCGCGTATCGACCTCGACCGCAGTCAGGGTACGGCACTGCTCGGCCAGTTCGATCGTCAACGCGCCAAAGCCAGGTCCGATCTCGACTGCTGCATCGTCCGGGTTTAATTCCAAAAGATCGATCATTCGCTTCCGAATGCTCTTGTCGACCAGAAAGTTTTGCCCTCGCCTCTTGGACGGGATTAGCCCAAACTCCTGGATCAGTTGCTTGACGGCAGAGGTGGAAACGGGATCGATCATGGCGGATTCGGGTAGATTCGTAGTCGCATGAGCATACCCGACCCGCAGATTCAGGCCGAAATTCTGGCGCAAGCCTTGCCCTATATACAGCGCTGGCACGGTCGCGCAATCGTGATCAAATATGGCGGCGCCGCCATGACCGACGACGACCTTTGCGGCAAGGTGATGCAAGACATCGTGCTGATGCAGTTTGTGGGCATCCGGCCGATCGTCGTGCACGGCGGCGGGCCAGAGATCAACGAAGCCATGAAAAAATTGGGCAAGGAGCCCGTCTTTCACAACGGCCTCCGCGTTACCGATGCCGAGACGATGGAGATCGTCGAGATGGTGCTATCGGGCAAGACGAACAAGCGATTGGTGGGCGAAATCGGGCGATTAGGCGGAAAAGCAGTCGGTCTGAGCGGAAAGGACGGCCTTACGATCCTCGCACGGCAGCTATCGCCCGAATTGGGATTGGTGGGAGAAATTTTGCGCGTCGATGCAGGACTTTTGGAAGTCTTGACGAATTCGGGGTATATTCCTGTTATAAGCACGATCGCAGCAGGAGAATCGGGCGAGACGTATAATCTAAATGCAGACCACGCGGCAGGCAGCGTGGCGGCCGCGATTGGAGCGGCCAAACTGATCGTGCTGACCGATGTGCCCGGAGTACTTGCGGATTCCGACGATCCGAGCAGTTTGATAACAGAATTTAGCCGCGACGAAGCGGCGCGAGTGGTTGCGGAAGGCCATGCCAAGGGTGGCATGATTCCCAAAATAGAAGCCTGTCTAACGGCTTTGGACGGAGGAGTAGAGCGCGCGCATATCATTGACGGACGCGCCCCCCGTTCGCTGTTGATCGAGTGCTTCACGGATCACGGGATCGGCACAATGGTTCGATAGCCCCGCAACGCACGAGCGCCGCGCATTGCGCCCGCTCAGGAGGCGATAATGGATCGCGTTGCGATATTTGTGGACGGAGCCAACATGTACTATGCCCAAAAACGTTTGGGCTGGTTTATTGACTTCCGAAAGCTGCTGACTTACTTTCGAGCGCACTTGGGTATGAAGGTCGCCGAAGCCTCTTACTATACGGCGGTGGACCCGGCCAACAGAACCCGGGACATAACCTTTCACGACTACCTGCTCCATTCGGGCTATGTGCTGCGCACACGACCGATGAAAGGCGGCGGCGAGTACATCGACGAACCGCCGTGGGAACGGGTATCTTTGGCGGTAGACATGAGCATCGATATGCTATTGGCCATGCCCCATTACGACGTGTGCGCCATTTTGAGCGGAGACGGCAACTTTGAGCGAGTAGTCGAGACCCTGCGAGCCAAGGGGAAACGAGCCTCGATCATTGCCCACCCGGAGATGACCTCGCGCGAACTGCGAAACGTGATCGGGCTGAACTTTTCCGATCTGCGAGATTTGGAGACTTACATCTCGCGCACGGATAGAACGCCCGAAGAAAGAGGAGCGGCGGCAGAGGCGGCGGCGACGAAACAGGGGGCCTAAAGCGGACGAATGCGCATCGTCGTCGCCTTTGATTCGGGCGTCCCCGAGAGCGCAAACCTACTGACCTATGCCGTACCGGAACGCCTCCAATCCGAGGCGAAAATCGGCGCCGTCGCGCATGTGCCGTTGCGCTCCGGCTCATCGCTGGGCGTGATCGTCGACGCGATCGCCGAACCGCCCGCAACGACCGACCGTCCAGCGTTCGACCTCTTTCCGTTCGTCTCGGCCGAACTGGTCGAACTGGCGCGCAATCTTCAACAAGAGACCTTCTGTTCCTTCCGAACCGCGCTCTACACCGTGGTCCCGCCCATCTCTATGGCCAAACTTGTCGAGTATATTAAAATCAAGGAAAATGCCGTTATTAAAGGTAAAAATCAGCAAAAACTAGCTGAAGCGATCGGGCCCTCCTGGCGAGCCGTTTCGATGGAGGAGATCAAGAAACTCTTGCCAGCCGGCATCTATCGACCCGCCATTCGATCGCTGGCCGACAACGGATCGCTGATCAGAAAGTCAAGACTGGAAGTTTCCGAAGTTAAGTACAGGCGCTTCGTCATAGAATTGATCGGAACGCCAGATGAGATCCAAACGTTGCTCTCGCGGCCTTTGACCGGCGCGCCGACCGGTCGCATTATCGCGCGACTCGCGGTAAGCCCCAGCGAAAGCATGGCGCGGGCCGAACTGTTGGAAGAGGCCGATGCGGGAAATGGCACGTTGATAAGGCTCGAAAAGGCCGGCATCGTCCGATCCAGGTGGGAGGGCGACGATATCGAGCCAAAGGAAGCTCCGATCCGGCTCAACGCTCTCCAGAAAGCTGTCGTAACGGATCTTTCAAGACAGATCGCATCGGGACAGCACGCGGAGCGACTGATCTACGGCATAACGGGCAGCGGCAAGACCGAGGTCTACTTGCGCGCGATTGCCGAGGCGCAGAAGCTAGGACGAAACGCTATTGTCCTGACTCCCGAAATCGGCCTGAGCGCCCGACTGTTCGAGGCTGTGCGAGAGAGGTTTGGTCCCCGAGTTGCGACCATCCATAGCCAATTGGCCCGCCAAGAGCGACTGCGCCAATGGAACAAGTGCCGAACGGGCGAAGTTTCCATCGCGGTCGGCCCGCGCTCGGCCGTGTTTGCGCCGTTTGAAACGATCGGCCTCATCGTAGTGGACGAGGAGCACGACTCAGGCTACAAACAGCGCAACAGTCCAACCTATAGCGCGATCCAAGTGGCGCGGGCCCGTGCGAGAAGGCACGGCGCAACGCTTGTCTTGGGCAGCGCGACGCCCTCCATCGAATCGTTCTTTAAGCATAAGGAGGCCCTGCTGAGATTGGACGAACGGGCCGCGGGGGGCGAACTGCCCAGCGGAGAAATCGTCGATATGCGCGGACAGGGCAGCCTCATAAGCCGCGAACTGTTGGCTGCGCTAAAAGATACGATAGGCAAAGGCGAGCAGGCGCTTTTGGTGCTGAATCGGCGCGGTTACGGTCGCGCTTTGGCCTGCCAAGATTGCGGACATGCGCTTAAATGCGATTATTGCGCCTCGACTTTGGTCTATCACCGATCGCCCGAGCAGATGAAGTGCCACATCTGCGGTCGCAAGAGCGAAAGACCAAAGCAGTGCCCTTCGTGCGGCGGCCCAAATCTTAAGACCCACGGCGCAGGATCGCAGAAACTGTTGGAAAAGGTCTCGGAGCTGCTGCCCAATGCGTCGGTTGCTCGGCTAGACGGCGATATCGGCCCTGTAGAGTATTTGGAGACCGTTCGAAAGTTCCTTATGCAAAAAACGGACGTATTGGTCGGCACTCAAGTTATATCGAAAGGCTTGGACGCGGCCAACGTCGGACTGGTCGGCGTGGTCAGCGCCGATTCTTCGCTCAATATGCCGGACTTTCGATCTTCGGAGCGCACGTTTCAACTGTTGATGCAAGCGGCCGGTCGCGCAGGACGACGAAAAGGCGGCTCAAGGGCGATCTTCCAGGCGCTGGCGCCCGACCATCCGGCCGTCGTTTGTGCCGCCCAACACGACTACGACGCATTTTATGCGCAGGAGATCGAGAATCGGCGCGAGCTCAACTATCCTCCGTTTTCGCGCTTGGTTCGAGTTGTAGCACAATCGCCCGAGGAAGCCTTAGCGTCGCGCGCTTGCCGATCGGCGGCCAAGAATCTGTCAGAGAACCTTGATGTGCTCGGCCCCGCGCCGGCGCCCATCGAGCGCGCAGACGGCCTCTACCGCTATCATGCGCTGGTGCGATTGCAACCCGACGCCCAGCCTTGGGAGGCGCTTTCGCCTATCCTCGACGCGCTGCCCGACGAGGCGCGAAAACTGATTACGGTCGATGTCGATCCCACCGACCTGATGTAGGGGCTGGGTAGAATCGAGGGCGATGAGCCTTCTTAAACCCCGACGCATCGCTCCCGGCGCCACCATCGGCATCGTTTCGCCCTCCAGCCCTATCGACCCCGAAAAACTGGAGAAGGGCCTTCAGCCTTTCTATCAGCGCGGCTATCGCATCGTGATGGCCGACCACGCATTGGACAAGCGGGCCTATCTGGCCGGCACGGACAAAGACCGCGCCGCCGACCTGATGAAGATGTTTGCCGACCCGAAGATCGACGCCATCGTCTGTTCGCGAGGCGGGTACGGCGCCGCGCGCCTGGTTCCTTATCTCAATGCCCAGTTGGTTCGCGACAGTCGAAAGTTGTTGGCGGGCTACTCCGATATCACGGTGCTC harbors:
- the priA gene encoding primosomal protein N', which translates into the protein MRIVVAFDSGVPESANLLTYAVPERLQSEAKIGAVAHVPLRSGSSLGVIVDAIAEPPATTDRPAFDLFPFVSAELVELARNLQQETFCSFRTALYTVVPPISMAKLVEYIKIKENAVIKGKNQQKLAEAIGPSWRAVSMEEIKKLLPAGIYRPAIRSLADNGSLIRKSRLEVSEVKYRRFVIELIGTPDEIQTLLSRPLTGAPTGRIIARLAVSPSESMARAELLEEADAGNGTLIRLEKAGIVRSRWEGDDIEPKEAPIRLNALQKAVVTDLSRQIASGQHAERLIYGITGSGKTEVYLRAIAEAQKLGRNAIVLTPEIGLSARLFEAVRERFGPRVATIHSQLARQERLRQWNKCRTGEVSIAVGPRSAVFAPFETIGLIVVDEEHDSGYKQRNSPTYSAIQVARARARRHGATLVLGSATPSIESFFKHKEALLRLDERAAGGELPSGEIVDMRGQGSLISRELLAALKDTIGKGEQALLVLNRRGYGRALACQDCGHALKCDYCASTLVYHRSPEQMKCHICGRKSERPKQCPSCGGPNLKTHGAGSQKLLEKVSELLPNASVARLDGDIGPVEYLETVRKFLMQKTDVLVGTQVISKGLDAANVGLVGVVSADSSLNMPDFRSSERTFQLLMQAAGRAGRRKGGSRAIFQALAPDHPAVVCAAQHDYDAFYAQEIENRRELNYPPFSRLVRVVAQSPEEALASRACRSAAKNLSENLDVLGPAPAPIERADGLYRYHALVRLQPDAQPWEALSPILDALPDEARKLITVDVDPTDLM
- the rsmA gene encoding 16S rRNA (adenine(1518)-N(6)/adenine(1519)-N(6))-dimethyltransferase RsmA, producing the protein MIDPVSTSAVKQLIQEFGLIPSKRRGQNFLVDKSIRKRMIDLLELNPDDAAVEIGPGFGALTIELAEQCRTLTAVEVDTRLMASLQLRFERKPNVRLISASVLDLSIDDLLQDEPVGKLISNVPYVITSPLITKILNHKDRFSTILLMIQKEVAQRLSADADTPEYGSLSLFVQYHADVKYCGRVANRAFYPVPEVDSAIVKLTPKESDLSPSVERRMFKLIKAAFSMRRKNLRNNLAGLIGDPDRAAAFLRSQDIDPARRGETLTLAEYKRLAKALSGRQLSRPPYSP
- a CDS encoding M42 family metallopeptidase, whose amino-acid sequence is MRSESLDFLIRLVNASSPSGYEAPASSLFVDYVSPFSDDVMRDVIGNVAAVVNPGGSPRIMLSGHVDEIGFIVRYISEEGLIFFGPIGGHDPVIPAGQRVTIRTHQGLIPGVIGRKPIHLIDPDDRGKAPKLHDLWVDVGAKDKDEAEKLVSLGDPITYADQYEALHNGRAAAKSFDNKMGAFIVAEAARLLSENRPRAAVYAVATVQEEIGLFGAATGAFGIDPQVAVATDVTQAADYPDISKKRVGDMKLGGGPVICRGSKINHQVFKMLIDAAQKENIPFQIEVAGGGTGTDADAIHAARAGVATGLVSVALRYMHTPCEVLQLSDVEQSAQLIAAFCRTVTEETDFIPR
- the argB gene encoding acetylglutamate kinase; this encodes MSIPDPQIQAEILAQALPYIQRWHGRAIVIKYGGAAMTDDDLCGKVMQDIVLMQFVGIRPIVVHGGGPEINEAMKKLGKEPVFHNGLRVTDAETMEIVEMVLSGKTNKRLVGEIGRLGGKAVGLSGKDGLTILARQLSPELGLVGEILRVDAGLLEVLTNSGYIPVISTIAAGESGETYNLNADHAAGSVAAAIGAAKLIVLTDVPGVLADSDDPSSLITEFSRDEAARVVAEGHAKGGMIPKIEACLTALDGGVERAHIIDGRAPRSLLIECFTDHGIGTMVR
- a CDS encoding NYN domain-containing protein, whose protein sequence is MDRVAIFVDGANMYYAQKRLGWFIDFRKLLTYFRAHLGMKVAEASYYTAVDPANRTRDITFHDYLLHSGYVLRTRPMKGGGEYIDEPPWERVSLAVDMSIDMLLAMPHYDVCAILSGDGNFERVVETLRAKGKRASIIAHPEMTSRELRNVIGLNFSDLRDLETYISRTDRTPEERGAAAEAAATKQGA
- a CDS encoding carboxypeptidase M32, with the protein product MTAREAYDQLRTHHREAVLFGSMGALMGWDQRVMMPKNGSKFRAEQMATLAGFLHDKETDPRLGDWLARCEGSELTTDPTSVEAVNIRWWRREFDQATKIPKSLAVEMARVTSLAEDEWAESRAQSDFKRFEPWLSQIVDLTKQAAECLGYEDEPYDALLDRFEPGMTAKEIERLFQPLREYTPKLVQRIQDAPKKPNTSILNRHFPVQDQVQFSREAAAALGFDFDSGRLDPTVHPFACRVTPGDTRITTRYYEDQFNPSFFGTIHETGHALYEMGLLEDHFGEPMGESVSLGIHESQSRMWENVVARSRPFWEKFFPIAQQRFSALSDVSLDDFVFAVNAVKPSAIRVEADEVTYNLHIMLRFELEVALIRGDIAARDMAEAWKDKFETYMGFRPPNDKEGALQDVHWSGGMIGYFPTYSLGNLYGAMFYNQALEDLGDLDSMYRRGEFSPLLDWLRKKIHNQGCRYDAKKLVEHVTGKPLSPQPLIDYMEAKFSALYGL
- a CDS encoding GTP cyclohydrolase I FolE2 is translated as MSVMKDISRQDPAGLPDVAMDEDARGIALQAVGIRGLRFPARLLNNTGNEQSVVMTADLSIGLHADRRGAHMSRLVEDLYDWGAMPRRPADALGLLQTAADRQECDEAQAILRFDWFLAQPAPVTGAFAVLDIEVEWHGQLSIDGAAYTTVLTLPAMTLCPCSKAISDFGAHNQRAYLRLELESRSGEPLLPDDYLPLVNAASSMPVFPVLKRPDERAVTEGSYENPRFVEDVVRELALALRERPELAYFKIDCESVESIHNHNAFATYEESR